The DNA region CCGCCGGCTGGTGTGGTCGATCCAACCGCGGCTGAACTTGGGTTGCCGAAAGAGAATGATGGAGTTCCTGTGGTTCCTGTAGCTCCTGAAGCTGCTCCGAATATGCTACCCCCAGCCGGCGCCGCTGAGGTGTTCGCCGCACCCGAGCCAGCgttggatgatggtgtgCCGAATGTGAAGGACATGTTTACGGTCGTGATGCTTCCGATCGACGATGGCAAGTCTGGGAAAAGGACGGGGTCTTGAAGTTGGCGACTTAGAAGAGAGGCGATAAGAGCTCCAAGCAGCCCAACACAACCCCAGTTGCTTGGAGAGGCAGCTAAGGGAGAGCGCAAAGAGAGCACCCTTTGGTCGCGATGTCGAGATTTGTTGATGCAAttggccttgttgatggAATTCTGAGACGTGCCGCAGCTTTGATCGCAAGAAAGTGGGTTGAGATGTTGCTGTAGCAAAGTCGCTTCGATTGTTGACTTTTCGATGCAGAAGCGCAAAGCAGAGCAGAGCGTCGCGATTGATTGGACTTTTTGGCAGCTGTCGAACCGCGCCAGGAAAAAAGCTCCGTCAGCCTCACCAGTTGCACGCGCCCAAGGTGCCAAGCATCCACCCAACGTTGCACAGAGCACAAGGCTGAGAGTGTGCATTGCCCCACTCTCCTCCCATTCAACTAGTCTAGCGTGTGGGGTACAACCATCTCGAGCTCCGCATTGGATTCCATCGTCCCTCCACACTGCTCAACTCCAACTCGCAAGTCACTGATCAGCCGACCTGACCTGGCCCCTCCCGCTTGTCTTGTCTCGTCAGTTTACAAAAGAACTACGTCCATGTATGCGTACCCAACTTGATCCAAAACCCTGACCCTGCTTCTGCCGCCACTTAATCGTGCATCAGGAGTgctacctcaccacccttttGCGCACAACACAACTCCTGCAGCCTTCAAggttccccttcccctttgaCCCCTCCCGCCCACCTGTCTCTCAGTGAAACCGCCAACCACTGAGAAACCGTTGCTCTTTGAGGGAAAGAACACACATACAATCTTCGTTCTTCTCACAACAGACACCATGTCATCTGAAAGAAGAAACAGCTTGTCGCCTCCTGAGAGGCGTGGCACCGTTGACCCTGGTGCTCATGACCTAGGTACTATTGCCAGACTTCTTTCTACTTCTTACTTGGAAACAATGCGCGAAACTAACTTTTTCCAGCGGAATCCGATTCCGAAGAACACTATTCCGACGCCCAGTCTGGGCCAGTTGGGTCAGCGCCTCCGTCACCCATCCCGAGAACCAGAGTCGAGAGGGTCGATGACAAGCCTGCTTATGGGGAAGTTCCCGGCACCGAGGCTTACAGCAAGAGAGAAGGGGATGCCGAGCCGGACGAGATAGCCATCATCCCCGACCCCCTCGACCCAACACCCGCCGAACCGGAACGTCACGCCCGGTCTCCCACCCCTGGCGGACATCCTATTCCCAAGacagtggtggaggaggcacCAGATGCTGAGGGCTCAGTGACACAcccggaggtggaggagagacACAAGTCGGATCCGCATCCGGATGTTACCATCAAGGCTGAcgggaagagggtggaagATAATGGTACGGATGCGTAgtttttgcctttttttctAGCACAGCCAGCCTGCTCTACACGCTTTCactttcttttctgttctTCTATAGCTCAGCCGGTATTGACGTGTGGTTTTCCTGCGTAGATGCCCCAATATCACCGTCTTTAAGTACTCCTGTGTCGACACGCTCCAGAAGAAAGTCGTCAAATGCCAGTAAAAGACCCGCGCCACTCAGCCCCACGTCACTGGGGCCTTccgagggtggagatgacgcggtggagggcgatgaagatgatgatgacgacttTGGGGATGACTTTGACGACTTTGAAGAGGGCGGCAACGACGATGACTTTGGTGACTTTGACGACGGGTTCCAACAAGTCGAGGAGacaccgccagcacctcctccaccagcagcggCGCCAGCTCCGGCCCCAGCACCAGCTGCCCCCGCCCTATCATTTGTAAGCCTTCATTGCCCATCCAACCTATATATCATATGCTAACTTTGTCCATCTCAGCCTATACCCACCTTTGACGACCTCGACCCCTCCGAAAtccacaccctcaccgaGCCCTACCTCTCGgccctcttcccacccccagaCGCCGTCGACCCTctgccctccctctccaacgaAAACCCCgtcttcctcaccccccggTCCGCCTCCCTCTGGTCCCAACTCGtcgcccctcccccgctccaACCCCCAGATTGGATCCGCTCCCGCATCCGCCGGCTCTTCCTGGTCTCCCTCGGCGTGCCGGTAGACCTAGATGAGATCCTGCCCGCCTCCAAGCAAAAGAAactcgtcctcccctccctccaccggTCAACATCCAATGGCTCGTTCCAATCTGGCGACTCAAGGAGTGTCTCCCGCGTCCGCGCGGCCGCATCGACAACATCGGTCGACTCCCAAGGaaacctcaaaccccccagGGCGTCAAAGAAACAACCTCAGACATCAGAGGGAGTAGGCAGTAAAGAGAAGAGTTTGGATTTGCTAAAGGCAAGGCAGCTGTGCATGACCACCGACGAGGCGATGAACGGGATGACAGACAAGGAGTTGAGGGCGCatgtggagaggttggagaagatgcaGTTTGAGGCAAAGGACGTGCTGGATTAttggcagaagaagacggacGAGAAGATTGGGGATCGGGAGGCGTTTGAGAAGGTGATTGAGAACTTGGTGAAGCATGCTAGGAAGGCTAGGAAGTAGactgggaaaggggggtgaacGGAATTACAAGGACAGAAAAAGTGTTGGAAAGGGAAAGGTTACGAAAAGGGCAGAAAGGTTCCAAGCAGGTTACCTTGAGGTTTTTGATTTATTACGGCAGTTACTAGATAATGAAGGGGGAGAAAAAGGTTGCACAGGAGGCAAAATTATAGAGATAATAGACCAAGTTTGACACACTACTGGACCTTTAATCGAAGATGCAACTGTTGATCCAGATATCCATGCTTTCTGTCAAACATAAAGTTCTGTTTGATGGCATGACTTTGAGGATGCCCTTTTCGGAGCTGCATGAATGTCTTTCAACTGTGAAAATACACATGAGCAGTTATTATGTATCGCTACGTATATAAATTCCGAGTGGGCAATTCAGAAAAAAACAGGCAATCCCTTTATTTTCGCTACTCTACCCCAGTCTTGGCAtataaacaccaccacccccccgcctccctgCCTAACTTTTTGTGAACCATGCAGCAAAGAGC from Podospora pseudoanserina strain CBS 124.78 chromosome 1, whole genome shotgun sequence includes:
- a CDS encoding hypothetical protein (EggNog:ENOG503NY46; COG:S); this translates as MSSERRNSLSPPERRGTVDPGAHDLAESDSEEHYSDAQSGPVGSAPPSPIPRTRVERVDDKPAYGEVPGTEAYSKREGDAEPDEIAIIPDPLDPTPAEPERHARSPTPGGHPIPKTVVEEAPDAEGSVTHPEVEERHKSDPHPDVTIKADGKRVEDNDAPISPSLSTPVSTRSRRKSSNASKRPAPLSPTSLGPSEGGDDAVEGDEDDDDDFGDDFDDFEEGGNDDDFGDFDDGFQQVEETPPAPPPPAAAPAPAPAPAAPALSFPIPTFDDLDPSEIHTLTEPYLSALFPPPDAVDPLPSLSNENPVFLTPRSASLWSQLVAPPPLQPPDWIRSRIRRLFLVSLGVPVDLDEILPASKQKKLVLPSLHRSTSNGSFQSGDSRSVSRVRAAASTTSVDSQGNLKPPRASKKQPQTSEGVGSKEKSLDLLKARQLCMTTDEAMNGMTDKELRAHVERLEKMQFEAKDVLDYWQKKTDEKIGDREAFEKVIENLVKHARKARK